The following coding sequences lie in one Fusarium poae strain DAOMC 252244 chromosome 1, whole genome shotgun sequence genomic window:
- a CDS encoding hypothetical protein (BUSCO:45456at5125) has product MDSPGPGGFLPASGGLPSPAPSTTSSYANNIQGLPAPRNKALKANFSKEFMVRRYAEEQLMLATRRYVKKFGNAEPDDSVVGYKRFGEVCKDLDSVINVLWRSGTPTLQIPFLLRLTSDFTRYVRGFPPAPKASFAILRKLDHCFASLLSGQDVETHETLPGFENGLRGGMTTTEMIRCRSLVDQCRVLMVEVMRDPAEEDEEDEDEEGGNTDTDTDMDTDTDTETPAIKGWGSVEDDDEMMLQLDAARVFERTIVQLNERLGDLEPIQMSAD; this is encoded by the exons ATGGACTCACCAGGACCAGGTGGTTTCTTACCAGCGTCAGGTGGCCTTCCATCACCCGCGCCTTCAACAACCTCGTCTTATGCAAACAACATCCAAGGTCTTCCTGCACCAAGAAACAAGGCACTCAAGGCAAACTTCAGCAAGGAATTTATGGTTAGGAGATATGCAGAAGAGCAGCTGATGCTGGCTACACGACGCTACGTCAAAAAGTTTGGCAATGCTGAGCCAGACGATTCAGTCGTAGGATACAAAAGGTTTGGTGAGGTTTGTAAAGATTTGGATAGCGTCATCAATGTTCTATGGCGATCAGGAACCC CAACACTACAAATACCATTCTTACTACGTCTCACAAGTGACTTTACTCGGTACGTTCGAGGCTTCCCGCCTGCACCAAAAGCGTCATTCGCCATTCTACGCAAACTAGATCACTGCTTCGCCAGTCTTCTCTCCGGCCAAGATGTTGAAACTCACGAGACACTGCCGGGTTTTGAGAATGGGCTGCGCGGTGGTATGACAACTACAGAGATGATTAGATGCCGAAGTTTGGTTGACCAATGTCGCGTATTAATGGTCGAGGTGATGAGAGACCCCGcagaggaggacgaggaagacgaagatgaagaaggtggAAATACAGACACAGACACCGACATGGACACGGACACAGACACGGAAACACCGGCAATCAAAGGCTGGGGCAGCgtggaagacgacgacgaaatgATGCTGCAGCTCGATGCAGCGCGTGTCTTTGAAAGGACAATCGTGCAGCTCAACGAAAGACTTGGCGATCTAGAACCAATCCAAATGTCTGCCGATTga
- a CDS encoding hypothetical protein (TransMembrane:7 (o45-63i75-96o116-134i155-178o198-220i240-263o269-287i)~BUSCO:45355at5125), whose translation MSKEPFDPFTQNVTFFAPDGKTEINIPVAAIDQVRRMMVNTTINYATQLGACLIMLVVLLVMVPKEKFRRPFMILQIASLVIACCRMLLLSIFHSSQFLDFYVFWGDDHSRIPRSAYAPSVAGNTMSLCLVVSVETMLMSQAWTMVRLWPNLWKYIIAGISLVVSIMAISVRLAYTIIQNNAVLKLEPAYHMFWLIKWTVIMNVASISWWCAIFNIKLVWHLISNRGILPSYKTFTPMEVLIMTNGILMIIPVIFASLEWAHFVDFESASLTLTSVAVILPLGTLSAQRIASSAPNSANSTGASSGIRYGVSGPSSFSGFKAPSFSTGTTDRPHVSIYARCEAGTSSREHINPQDVELAKLDPETDHHVRVDRAFLQREERIRAPL comes from the exons ATGTCAAAGGAACCCTTTGATCCGTTCACTCAGAACGTCACCTTTTTCGCTCCCGATGGAAAGACGGAAATCAACATCCCTGTAGCTGCCATTGACCAGGTGCGCCGCATGATGGtcaacaccaccatcaaCTATGCTACACAGCTCGGCGCTTGCCTCATTATGCTGGTCGTACTCCTCGTCATGGTTCCAAAGGAAAAGTTCCGCAGACCTTTCATGATTCTTCAAATCGCCAGTCTTGTCATCGCTTGTTGTCGAATGCTACTGCTCAGCATCTTTCACTCATCGCAATTCCTCGACTTTTATGTCTTTTGGGGCGACGACCACAGTCGTATCCCACGCAGCGCTTACGCTCCTTCGGTGGCTGGCAACACCATGTCTCTCTGTCTCGTTGTCTCTGTCGAGACAATGCTTATGAGCCAGGCCTGGACAATGGTCAGACTGTGGCCCAACTTGTGGAAGTACATCATCGCCGGCATCTCACTCGTCGTGTCCATCATGGCTATCAGTGTCCGACTCGCCTACACCATCATTCAGAACAATGCAGTTCTCAAGCTGGAGCCGGCGTATCACATGTTTTGGCTCATTAAGTGGACAGTCATCATGAATGTCGCCTCCATCTCCTGGTGGTGtgccatcttcaacatcaagCTTGTCTGGCATCTCATTTCAAACCGGGGTATTCTCCCTTCTTACAAGACATTTACTCCAATGGAAGTTCTCATCATGACCAATGGTATCTTGATGATCATTCCAG TCATTTTCGCTTCACTCGAATGGGCTCACTTTGTTGACTTTGAATCGGCATCCCTGACTCTTACTTCTGTCGCCGTGATTCTCCCTCTCGGCACTCTCTCGGCCCAGCGAATCGCCAGCAGCGCTCCCAACAGCGCCAACTCGACTGGTGCTTCAAGCGGAATCCGTTACGGTGTCAGCGGGCCCAGCTCCTTCTCAGGATTCAAGGCACCCAGCTTCAGTACCGGCACCACCGACAGACCCCACGTTTCGATCTACGCCCGGTGCGAGGCTGGCACGTCATCTCGCGAGCACATCAACCCTCAAGATGTGGAACTCGCCAAGCTGGACCCTGAAACTGACCACCATGTCCGAGTTGACAGAGCCTTTCTTCAGCGTGAGGAGCGAATCCGGGCTCCTCTTTAA
- a CDS encoding hypothetical protein (SECRETED:SignalP(1-17)~CAZy:GH16) translates to MLNFLPVLAALASLASATTAPHRPGLKLLWKDEFTGCQGCTPKDDNWNTALNINSNNELQVYSTSNKNIQLSGGDTLQLVPWKDGKGEWTSGRLESKKAWHADKNKALRVEASIRMGDSARKQGMWPAFWMLGDALRHGTGWPLCGEIDIFERVNGDMTGFGTVHCGHEGGGPCNEPEGLGQRVTIPDNDFHAWSVVIDRRAASWQDEKITWLLDGTPFHSISGKTLNDEGTWATLAHSPMYVLLNVAVGGNWPGNPNKATEPGYKNMMEVAYVAVYETTK, encoded by the exons ATGCTCAACTTCCTCCCCGTCCTCGCCGCCCTAGCCTCTTTGGCTTCTGCCACCACTGCTCCCCATCGTCCCGGACTCAAGCTGCTCTGGAAGGACGAGTTCACCGGTTGTCAAGGCTGCACTCCCAAGGATGACAACTGGAACACAGCTCTCAACATCAACTCCAACAACGAACTTCAGGTGTATAGCACTTCCAACAAGAACATTCAGCTCTCCGGTGGCGATACCCTCCAGCTCGTCCCCTGGAAGGATGGCAAGGGTGAGTGGACTTCTGGACGCCTCGAGTCTAAGAAGGCTTGGCACGCAGACAAGAACAAAGCTCTCCGTGTCGAGGCTAGCATTCGAATGGGCGACTCAGCTCGTAAGCAGGGCATGTGGCCTGCCTTTTGGATGCTTGGCGATGCTCTCCGCCATGGTACAGGGTGGCCTCTTTGTGGTGAGATCGACATCTTTGAGCGAGTCAATGGTGATATGACGGGTTTTGGTACTGTTCACTGTGGACACGAGGGTGGCGGCCCTTGCAACGAGCCAGAGGGCCTTGGCCAGCGAGTTACTATTCCCGACAACGACTTCCATGCCTGGTCTGTGGTTATCGACCGACGTGCCGCCAGCTGGCAGGACGAGAAGATTACCTGGCTTCTCGACGGTACACCTTTCCACAGCATCTCAGGCAAGACTCTCAATGACGAGGGAACTTGGGCTACTCTCGCCCACTCTCCCATGTACGTCCTTCTCAACGTCGCTGTCGGCGGCAACTGGCCT GGCAACCCCAACAAGGCCACCGAGCCAGGCTACAAGAACATGATGGAGGTCGCCTACGTCGCCGTCTACGAGACAACGAAATAG
- a CDS encoding hypothetical protein (TransMembrane:1 (o34-58i)), translating into MAPKRIVVEPRSRRAPKGVIGSTYDALTSSENAAVVRSIAIFGFAVTFLSSSWGEILLPPQ; encoded by the exons ATGGCCCCCAAGCGCATCGTCGTTGAGCCTCGATCTCGCCGTGCTCCCAAGGGTGTTATCGGCTCCACCTATGACGCTCTTACCTCTTCCGAGAACGCCGCTGTCGTCCGTAGCATCGCTATCTTTGGT TTTGCTGTGACATTCCTATCTAGCTCTTGGGGCGAGATCCTTCTGCCTCC CCAGTAA